The genomic interval TGCCGCTGTTCCAGGGCTATGGCATGACCGAGAACGCCATCTACGCCACCACCAACCGGCCCGGCGCCAACCGCATCGGCTCGGTGGGCAAGGCCATGCCGGGTGCGCAGATGAAGCTCTCCGAGGAGGGCGAGATCCTGTTCAAGCACCCGGCGGTCATGAAGGGCTACTACAAGGAGCCCGAGAAGACCGCCGAGACCTTCACCGAGGACGGCTGGCTGCGCACCGGCGACAAGGGCACCATCGACGCCGACGGCTATCTCTACATCACCGGGCGGGTCAAGGACATCTTCAAGACCCTCAAGGGCAAGTACGTGGCGCCGGCACCCATCGAGGGCGCGCTCTCCCGCAACACCTACATCGACCAGCTCTGCATGGTGGGCATGAACCTCAAGCAGCCGGTCATGCTGGTCACGCTGCAGGCCGACGCGCGCGCGCTGCCGCGCGAGGACGTCGGTCGCTCGCTGGTCGAGACCATGGAGGCGGTCAACGCCGACCTCGAGGCGCACGAGGTCATCGCCAAGCTGATCGTGGTCGAGGACGAATGGAGCATCGACAACGGCCTGATGACGCCCACCATGAAGGTCAAGCGCGCCGAGATCGAGAAGCGCTACGACAACCTCATCGAGACCGCCGCCGCCGACCGCGGGCGGCGCATCGTCTGGGAGGCCGAGGAAGCCGCCGCCTGAGCGGCGGTCTCGCCGGCGAGGACGGCCCTAGTCCGCGTACGCGCCCTCCGGCACGCCGCGGGCGTCCTCGGGCGGCGTGCTGTAGTAGGCAATGCGCACGTCCTCGAAGGGCTTGCCGGTGGCCGGATCGTGGATGTTGCTGAGGCCGCGGTACTGCAGCAGCCGGCCGTCCTCCGGGTCGTAGATCAGTTCCAGCGACGGCGCGATGAGGCGCAGCAGGGTGGCGGCCTCCACCTTCAGGCGCGCGGCCGGCTCGCCCTCGAAGGTGGCCTCGCCGATCTTGCGCACGCGGAAGCTGTAGTCATCGAGATTGCCCGCCACCGCGAAGCGGAACTTGCGGGTCTCGCCGTCGAGAATGCTGTCGAGGTTGTCGTAGATGAGGCTGTGGAAGCCGGAGTCGGCCGCCATCTCCTCCTCGACATCGATCACCTCGGTGCCCTCGTCCTCGTCCACCTTCCGGCGCCACAGCGTGGCGGTCTCGCCGTCGACATCGCGGATGCCCTCGCGATAGCCGGACGCCAGCTCGAGCGTGTAGGCGGGGATGTAGGGATTGACCGAGAAGTCCATCTCCTTGCGGCCGAGCTCCTCGCCCTCGGTGTCGTAGTAGACGATGCTGCCCTTCTGCCAGCGCCCGTCCTTGAGCACCTGCTCGTGGCGTTCGGTGTAGAGGTACTCGCCGCTTTCGCCGTCGTAGGCGTAGCCGTAGAAGACCACCGGTTCGTCGGCGGCGGCGGCCACGCCGGAGAAAAGGCCGGCGGCCATCAGGAGATGCCTTGCGAGCTGCATGGAGTTGCCTCTGGTAGTGGGGGAACCGGGTAGGTCGTGCCTTCCCGGCCGGGCGGGAAAACGTCGGGCGCCAGTCCGCGCTCCGCGGTTCGCTCGTCCAGCGTGTCGGCCGCCTCGTTCATGTCGTCATTCGCGAGCTTGAAAGTACCATGATGGATGCCGACGCTGAACGGCGACTGCAGGTCCAGGTGCGCCTGCACCGCGTCGCCGGGCGACAGGTGCTGGTACTCGGTCAGCCAGCGCGGCCGATAGGCGCCGATGGGCAGCAGCGCCGCCCGGAGCGGCCCGTGCGCGCGACGGGTCTCGGTGAAGTGCGACTCGTAGCCGGTGTCGCCGGCAAAGTAGAGCGGCCCGCCGTCGGTATCCATGACGTAGCCGGTCCACAGGCTGAGATTGCGGTCCGAGGGCAGGATGCGGCGGCCCGACCAGTGCCGCACCTGCACCGCCGTCAGCCGGCAGCCGTTGGGCATCTCCCAGCCCTGCCCCCAGTCGCGCGGCACCACCGGCGTGATGCCGTTCTCGCGCAGGATCACCTGATCGCCCGCGGGCACGATGAAGGTGGGATCGTGCTCGGCGTCCAGCCGCCGCAGGGTGGGCAGGTCGAGATGATCGTAGTGGTTGTGGCTGATGACCACGACGTCAATGGGCGGCAGATCCTCGAACGCCAGCCCCGGCGGCCGGTAGCGGTGCGGCCCCGCCCACGACAGCGGCGACGCGCGATCGGACCAGATGGGATCGGTCAGAAGGTTCACGCCGTCGGCCTGCACCAGCACCGTGGCATGGCCGATGACCGTCATGCGCAGGGTGCCGCTGTCCACCCGGCGCGGGGGTGGCGGCGTGTCGATGGGCTCCAGCTCGCGCTGCCACGTCCCCGGCTCGCGCGACAGGAAGAAGCGCACCAGATCGGCCAGCCCCTCTTCGAAGGGCTCCTCGTTGTGGAAATGCCGCCCGTCGAAATGGTCGCTGGGCTCGCCGTCCCAGCGGCTCTCGACGCAGCCGGCCATGAGCACGGCCAGCAGTACCAGGGTGAATCGCAAAACGCGGATACCTCAGCTCCGGGGGGCGAACAGATAGTGGGCAACGCCCCACTCGTTGCCGTGGTCCATGCCGAACAGCTCGGCCACCGCCATGTAGAACATGCGCCAGCGCTGGAACCAGATCTCCGGCTCGGCGCGGTAGTCGGAATCGCGGAAGGTGGCCAGGATGGCGTCGCGGTTGCCGTCCATGCCGGCCAGCCACTGATTCGCCGTGCGCTCGTAGTGCTGACCGCTGACCCACCACTGCCGGACCACCTTCAGGTCGTCCTGGAAGTGCAGGAAGAGGTTCTCCGACGGCATGGTGCCGCCGCTGAAGAAGTAGCGCGTCATCCAGTCGTCGCGCGAGCGGTCCTCGAAGTGATAGGCCAGCAGCTTGTGCGCGAAGATGTGCACGAACAGGCGGCTGTCGGCATCGCGCAGCCAGCCGGCGAGCTTGGCCAGCAGCGCGCCGTAGTTCTTCATGTGCTCGAACATCTCGATGGAGATGATGCGGTCGAAGCCCGCCTCGACGCCGTCCGCCGGGAAGTCGAACTCCGTGATGTCACCGGTGACGATGGTCAGGTTGTCCAGACCGCGCGCCGCCGCCTGCGCCATGATCCACTCGCGCTGACCAACCGAGTTCGACAGGCCCACCACCTGCGCGCCCGGATAGTGCTCGGCCACCCACAGCCCCAGCGAGCCCCAGCCGCAGCCCAGGTCGAGAATGCGCTGCCCCTCGGCCACGCCGGCACGCTCGGCGTAGAGCCGCAGCATGGCCTCCTCGGCCTGCGCCAGATCCTCGCTGCCGGTGGGGTACAGGCAGCAGGAATACTTCAGCCGCGGCCCCAGATGCTGATGGAAGAACTGCGCCGGCACCTCGTAGTGCTGGGCGTTGGCATCGCCGGTGTTGATGGCGATGGGCGACGCGCGCAGCTCCTGGACGAAGGCGTGCATGCGCTCGACGCGCACCTCGCCATCCTGGTTGGCCTCGTCGGCAAGCCGGCGCGTGATGAGCCGGCGCATGCCGGTGCGGGCAAGCGCGTCGGGAATCCAGCCCAGTTCGCAGGCATCGATCAGATCCATGGGTGAATGCGTTCTCGTTTCGGAAGTCGGAAGGCTATACGCTGCCGCGGGCCGAATGGATCACGCGCCTGCCGCAATCCGCCGGAGCGATCCACTGCGCCGCGACCGGCGAGCCGCCAGCCAGGCCACGAGAGTGCCACGTGCGGCACACGGCAGCGACGGCATCCAGGGTCGGACACACCATCGGCGACACCCCGGCGTGACCCAGCGCACACCGGCAGCCGCGATCACCCGGCTTCGGGCATGTGCAGGCAGACCTACGCGAAGCCGGGCGGGTTCCAGCTCTCCATCATCGTCCGCCGGGCATGCTCCATGCGCTCCGACATCAGGCCCGAGAAGCGCTTGAACAGCGCCAGCCCGAACTTCGGATC from Algiphilus sp. carries:
- a CDS encoding MBL fold metallo-hydrolase, whose translation is MRFTLVLLAVLMAGCVESRWDGEPSDHFDGRHFHNEEPFEEGLADLVRFFLSREPGTWQRELEPIDTPPPPRRVDSGTLRMTVIGHATVLVQADGVNLLTDPIWSDRASPLSWAGPHRYRPPGLAFEDLPPIDVVVISHNHYDHLDLPTLRRLDAEHDPTFIVPAGDQVILRENGITPVVPRDWGQGWEMPNGCRLTAVQVRHWSGRRILPSDRNLSLWTGYVMDTDGGPLYFAGDTGYESHFTETRRAHGPLRAALLPIGAYRPRWLTEYQHLSPGDAVQAHLDLQSPFSVGIHHGTFKLANDDMNEAADTLDERTAERGLAPDVFPPGREGTTYPVPPLPEATPCSSQGIS
- a CDS encoding cyclopropane-fatty-acyl-phospholipid synthase family protein produces the protein MDLIDACELGWIPDALARTGMRRLITRRLADEANQDGEVRVERMHAFVQELRASPIAINTGDANAQHYEVPAQFFHQHLGPRLKYSCCLYPTGSEDLAQAEEAMLRLYAERAGVAEGQRILDLGCGWGSLGLWVAEHYPGAQVVGLSNSVGQREWIMAQAAARGLDNLTIVTGDITEFDFPADGVEAGFDRIISIEMFEHMKNYGALLAKLAGWLRDADSRLFVHIFAHKLLAYHFEDRSRDDWMTRYFFSGGTMPSENLFLHFQDDLKVVRQWWVSGQHYERTANQWLAGMDGNRDAILATFRDSDYRAEPEIWFQRWRMFYMAVAELFGMDHGNEWGVAHYLFAPRS